From Bacteroidota bacterium, a single genomic window includes:
- a CDS encoding histidine kinase has product MPSSSRSRRFWLPAAYTALALGWSALWLAATGQGFGMATLLNQVVPEVIFWNAWAAVTPVVFWLARQFAFPVQPLSWKWSLHLLLAALVTVAVYLLSFGLHSLYHVAVTALGGSLALTLGEQFSQRMVGMLSFGLPLGGFVYALLVALTLTGDYVRRLRAEERHSAALEAQLAQAELQALKMQLHPHFLFNALNTISATLQTHPPTADRMLAELGDFLRLTLEHVHRATVPLAEEVDFVRRYLQIEQHRLEDGLAVEIDVSDDVQEAAVPYLILQPLVENALRHGIGRRVEPGRVTVRAEREGDDTVLCVINTGPPLDPTPSLGDGAPPRGIGLANTRARLQQSYGEAASLHLADTTEGVQACVRLPFALCAADHPALEPDSETADA; this is encoded by the coding sequence GCCGCGTACACCGCGCTGGCCCTCGGCTGGTCGGCGCTGTGGCTGGCGGCTACCGGGCAAGGCTTCGGGATGGCGACCCTGCTCAACCAGGTCGTGCCCGAGGTGATCTTCTGGAACGCGTGGGCTGCGGTGACACCCGTCGTGTTTTGGCTCGCGCGGCAGTTTGCGTTTCCGGTGCAGCCGCTCTCGTGGAAATGGAGCCTGCACCTGCTCCTCGCGGCGCTCGTGACGGTCGCCGTATACCTCCTCAGCTTCGGGCTCCACAGCCTCTACCACGTCGCCGTCACCGCACTCGGAGGCTCACTCGCCCTGACCCTCGGCGAGCAGTTCAGCCAGCGGATGGTCGGCATGCTCAGCTTCGGGCTTCCGCTGGGCGGCTTCGTCTACGCGCTCCTCGTGGCCCTCACCCTGACCGGCGACTACGTCCGGCGGCTCCGCGCCGAGGAGCGGCACTCGGCGGCGCTCGAAGCCCAGCTCGCGCAGGCGGAGTTGCAGGCGCTCAAGATGCAGCTCCACCCGCACTTCCTCTTCAACGCGCTCAACACGATCTCGGCCACGCTCCAGACCCACCCGCCGACGGCCGACCGCATGCTGGCCGAACTCGGGGACTTCCTCCGGCTGACGCTGGAGCATGTCCACCGCGCGACGGTCCCGCTGGCAGAGGAGGTCGATTTTGTGCGGCGCTACCTCCAGATCGAGCAGCACCGGCTCGAAGACGGGCTCGCGGTCGAGATCGACGTCAGCGACGACGTGCAGGAGGCGGCAGTCCCCTACCTGATCCTGCAGCCGCTTGTCGAGAACGCGCTGCGCCACGGCATCGGACGGCGTGTTGAGCCGGGCCGCGTGACGGTCCGGGCGGAGCGCGAGGGAGACGACACGGTTCTCTGCGTCATCAACACCGGTCCCCCACTCGACCCGACGCCCTCGCTGGGCGACGGGGCCCCGCCGCGTGGCATCGGCCTAGCCAACACCCGGGCGCGGCTCCAGCAGAGCTACGGCGAGGCGGCGTCCCTGCACCTCGCCGACACCACCGAAGGCGTGCAGGCCTGTGTCCGGCTGCCGTTCGCCCTCTGCGCCGCCGACCACCCCGCCCTGGAACCGGACAGTGAGACAGCGGATGCCTGA